One Erpetoichthys calabaricus chromosome 8, fErpCal1.3, whole genome shotgun sequence DNA segment encodes these proteins:
- the angptl7 gene encoding angiopoietin-related protein 7: MMLKKLCRHTICLGLSLVLFCLDTASTQIAKAPKKRTGTQSEGSLAKPNNGKSAKLSSGGCCEDMRMLKIQVANLTSLLGELSRKHESDWINIHLKSMELENSKKVHEDRLLEAESKISEMNGRLEIMQLQAAQTVTQTTADAIYDCSTLYKRNYKISGVYKLPKDEFLGTPDLEVHCDMETNGGGWTLIQRRKIGLTSFNRDWKQYKEGFGTIRGDFWLGNENIFRLTRQPSVLRIDLEDWEGETRYAEYGFFTISNERNNYKLFISNYSGNAGGDSLRYHNNTNFSTKNKDNDKCVDDCAQLRKGGYWYNCCTDSNLNGVFYRYGEHAKSTDGITWYGWHGSSYSLKRVEMKMRPQNFVAQN; the protein is encoded by the exons ATGATGCTCAAAAAACTCTGCAGGCATACCATTTGCCTAGGACTTTCACTTGTCCTATTCTGTCTGGACACAGCCAGCACACAAATTGCTAAGGCCCCAAAGAAAAGAACAGGCACACAGTCAGAGGGCAGCCTGGCTAAGCCAAATAATGGTAAATCAGCCAAGCTGTCCAGTGGTGGCTGCTGCGAGGACATGCGTATGCTCAAAATACAAGTGGCCAACCTGACCAGTCTGCTGGGAGAGCTGAGCAGGAAGCATGAGTCCGACTGGATCAACATACACCTGAAATCGATGGAGCTTGAGAACAGCAAGAAGGTGCATGAGGACCGTCTTTTGGAGGCAGAGAGCAAGATTTCAGAGATGAATGGCCGTTTGGAGATCATGCAGCTGCAGGCTGCACAGACAGTGACTCAGACCACAGCAG ATGCCATCTACGATTGCTCTACTCTCTATAAACGGAACTACAAGATTTCAGGGGTGTACAAGCTCCCTAAAGATGAATTTCTGGGAACCCCTGATTTAGAG GTTCATTGTGACATGGAGACTAATGGAGGAGGGTGGACACTGATTCAGAGACGCAAAATAGGCTTGACATCTTTCAACAGAGACTGGAAACAGTACAAAGAAGGGTTTGGTACAATCCGTGGGGACTTCTGGCTgggaaatgaaaacattttccgCCTCACACGACAACCCAGTGTACTACGAATAGACCTTGAG GACTGGGAAGGAGAGACCCGCTATGCCGAGTATGGGTTCTTCACCATCAGCAATGAAAGAAACAATTACAAGCTCTTCATCTCCAACTATAGTGGCAATGCTGGGGGCGACTCCTTACGCTATCACAATAATACTAACTTCAGCACCAAGAATAAAGACAACGATAAGTGTGTGGATGACTGCGCACAGCTGAGGAAAG GAGGCTACTGGTACAACTGCTGCACAGACTCAAACCTCAATGGCGTCTTTTACAGATATGGAGAACATGCTAAAAGCACAGATGGGATAACCTGGTATGGGTGGCATGGCTCCAGTTATTCTTTGAAACGTGTAGAAATGAAGATGCGACCACAGAACTTTGTAGCGCAAAACTAA